The following proteins are co-located in the Microbacterium immunditiarum genome:
- a CDS encoding 2-phosphosulfolactate phosphatase, translated as MVPQSPFDQSRYQVRLEWGADGLRRLAASDIVVVVDVLRFSSTVSREVAGGRSVPLDESAHAVSINGAAIAAAAADAGATVMIGCLRNASAVASAVLAEQTARAARTSVAIIAAGEFTAREPGAPVRIAVEDQLGAGAVVDALAALGIDHSSPEAAAACEAFRGLRGAVRHLLTASGSGQELLERDARDEVLAAAEIDADATVPELRDGVFRAREVSAESAPRAARPA; from the coding sequence GTGGTGCCGCAGAGCCCGTTCGACCAATCCCGCTATCAGGTGCGCCTCGAGTGGGGCGCCGACGGCTTGCGCCGGCTCGCCGCCTCCGACATCGTGGTGGTCGTCGACGTGCTCCGCTTCTCGTCGACCGTCTCTCGTGAGGTCGCCGGCGGTCGGTCGGTGCCGCTCGACGAGTCCGCGCACGCCGTCTCGATCAACGGCGCGGCGATCGCGGCCGCGGCCGCAGACGCCGGCGCGACGGTCATGATCGGATGCCTCCGCAACGCGTCGGCCGTGGCATCCGCCGTGCTCGCCGAGCAGACCGCGCGGGCCGCTCGCACGAGCGTCGCCATCATCGCGGCGGGTGAGTTCACCGCCCGCGAGCCCGGCGCGCCCGTGCGCATCGCGGTCGAGGACCAGCTCGGGGCGGGAGCGGTCGTCGACGCGCTCGCGGCCCTCGGCATCGACCACTCGTCGCCCGAGGCCGCCGCCGCGTGCGAGGCGTTCCGCGGACTCCGCGGCGCCGTGCGGCACCTGCTCACCGCGAGCGGCTCAGGTCAGGAGCTGCTCGAGCGCGACGCGCGCGACGAGGTGCTCGCCGCGGCGGAGATCGACGCAGACGCGACGGTGCCGGAACTGCGCGACGGGGTCTTCCGTGCGCGCGAGGTCAGCGCGGAGTCAGCGCCGCGAGCCGCGCGGCCGGCGTGA
- a CDS encoding sulfatase-like hydrolase/transferase, whose protein sequence is MNDKKSVIGTPLPPARTLPFPPKPSGSYAGRTLAESTYAPLPPEKQLHDGTPNVLIVLIDDAGPALPAPLGGKVNTPTLDRIRSEGIGYNRFHTTSMCSPTRASLLTGRNHHRVGAGQIAELANDWDGYSGHIPKSSATIAEVLRNYGYATAAWGKWHNTPAEETTKAGPYDNWPTGNGFEYFYGFLAGEASQYEPNLVRNTTSVLPPKTPEEGYHLSEDIADDAIAWLRDHKALTPDKPFFMYWATGAIHGPHHVHKEWSDKYKGMFDSGWDVYREEALAGAKAAGWVPEDAELTPRPESLQGWDDIPDHQKPFQARLMEVCAGFGEHADVQAGRVVDELERLGYSDNTIVIYIWGDNGSSGEGQNGTISELLAQNMIPTTIDQHIAALDELGGLDTLGTPATDNQYHAAWAWAGSTPYQGMKLMASHLGGTRNPMFIRWPGRIAHDPEPRTQFHHVIDVAPTLYEVVGISAPDEVNGIHQDPIDGTSFAYSIDDKAAEGRRRVQYFEVMASRAIYEDGWMASTTGPRLPWVPGAPPGIKTWTPDEDRWELYNLDEDWSQARDLADQHPEKLAALKELFAIEAAKNKVLPVGAGLWVPVYHPEFRIAPPYNEWEMSGDTTRVPEFCAPALGNRPNLVTIEVNVGDRANGVLYKLGGAGGGLTCFVADGVLTYEYNLFLVQRTIITSPEPLAAGDHTIEIETSYVEPRPGGPLRVVLRVDGAEVASGQVPVSAPLLFSANDCLDIGRAYGGAVSRAYADRMPFAFDGRIDRVHIAYAMPANPDTR, encoded by the coding sequence GTGAACGACAAGAAGAGTGTCATCGGCACCCCGCTTCCGCCGGCGCGGACGCTTCCCTTCCCGCCCAAGCCCTCCGGCAGCTACGCAGGCCGCACGCTCGCGGAGTCGACGTACGCGCCGCTGCCGCCCGAAAAGCAGCTCCACGATGGCACGCCGAACGTCCTCATCGTGCTGATCGACGACGCCGGTCCCGCGCTGCCCGCGCCGCTCGGCGGCAAGGTGAACACCCCGACGCTCGATCGGATCCGGTCGGAGGGCATCGGGTACAACCGCTTCCACACCACGTCGATGTGCTCGCCCACCCGAGCATCGCTGCTGACGGGTCGAAACCACCACCGGGTCGGAGCAGGTCAGATCGCCGAGTTGGCGAACGACTGGGACGGCTACTCCGGCCACATTCCTAAGAGCAGCGCGACGATCGCCGAGGTGCTGCGCAACTACGGATACGCCACCGCGGCGTGGGGGAAGTGGCACAACACTCCCGCGGAGGAGACGACCAAGGCAGGTCCGTACGACAACTGGCCGACGGGCAACGGGTTCGAGTACTTCTACGGCTTCCTCGCCGGCGAGGCGTCGCAGTACGAGCCCAACCTGGTGCGCAACACCACCAGCGTCCTCCCGCCGAAGACGCCCGAGGAGGGCTACCACCTCAGCGAAGACATCGCCGACGACGCGATCGCGTGGCTGCGCGACCACAAGGCGCTCACCCCCGACAAGCCGTTCTTCATGTACTGGGCGACGGGGGCGATCCACGGCCCGCACCACGTGCACAAGGAGTGGTCCGACAAGTACAAGGGCATGTTCGACAGCGGGTGGGACGTCTACCGCGAGGAGGCCCTCGCGGGCGCGAAGGCCGCCGGCTGGGTGCCGGAGGACGCCGAGCTGACGCCGCGGCCTGAGTCGCTGCAGGGCTGGGACGATATCCCCGACCACCAGAAGCCGTTCCAGGCGCGGCTCATGGAGGTGTGCGCGGGATTCGGCGAGCACGCCGACGTGCAGGCGGGACGCGTCGTCGACGAGCTGGAGCGCCTCGGCTACAGCGACAACACGATCGTCATCTACATCTGGGGAGACAACGGGTCGTCGGGCGAGGGACAGAACGGCACGATCAGCGAGCTGCTCGCGCAGAACATGATCCCGACCACGATCGACCAGCACATCGCCGCGCTCGACGAGCTCGGCGGCCTCGACACGCTGGGCACGCCGGCGACCGACAACCAGTACCACGCCGCGTGGGCCTGGGCGGGGTCGACGCCGTACCAGGGCATGAAGCTCATGGCGTCGCACTTGGGCGGCACGCGCAACCCGATGTTCATCCGGTGGCCCGGACGCATCGCCCACGATCCCGAGCCTCGCACGCAGTTCCACCACGTCATCGACGTCGCCCCGACGCTGTACGAAGTCGTCGGCATCTCGGCGCCCGATGAGGTCAACGGCATCCACCAGGACCCCATCGACGGCACGAGCTTCGCGTACTCCATCGACGACAAGGCCGCCGAGGGCCGTCGCCGCGTGCAGTACTTCGAGGTGATGGCGAGCCGCGCCATCTACGAGGACGGCTGGATGGCGAGCACCACCGGTCCACGACTGCCGTGGGTCCCCGGTGCGCCTCCGGGGATCAAGACGTGGACCCCCGACGAAGATCGCTGGGAGCTGTACAACCTCGACGAGGACTGGAGCCAGGCGCGGGACCTCGCCGACCAGCATCCCGAGAAGCTCGCGGCCCTCAAGGAGCTGTTCGCGATCGAGGCCGCCAAGAACAAGGTGCTGCCGGTCGGGGCGGGACTTTGGGTGCCGGTGTACCACCCCGAGTTCCGCATCGCGCCGCCGTACAACGAGTGGGAGATGTCGGGCGACACCACCCGCGTGCCGGAGTTCTGCGCACCGGCGCTCGGCAACCGGCCGAACCTCGTGACGATCGAGGTGAACGTCGGAGATCGCGCCAACGGCGTGCTCTACAAGCTCGGGGGCGCCGGCGGCGGGCTGACGTGCTTCGTGGCGGACGGCGTGCTCACGTACGAGTACAACCTCTTCCTCGTCCAGCGCACGATCATCACGTCCCCGGAACCGCTCGCCGCCGGCGATCACACGATCGAGATCGAGACCTCGTACGTCGAGCCGCGGCCCGGCGGCCCCCTGCGTGTCGTCCTGCGCGTGGACGGCGCGGAGGTCGCCTCGGGTCAGGTCCCCGTGAGTGCGCCCCTGCTCTTCTCGGCGAACGACTGCCTCGACATCGGGCGCGCGTACGGCGGTGCCGTCTCGCGGGCCTACGCCGACCGCATGCCCTTCGCATTCGACGGGCGCATCGACCGCGTGCACATCGCGTACGCGATGCCGGCGAATCCCGACACGCGGTGA
- a CDS encoding SHOCT domain-containing protein: protein MLRRIGRPGLLGMAARTAVVAGTATAVSGHVARRQYERAEERQAEHEYEVQQEAAAMASAPPPVPASPAAHAAPAATDMVGELQRLAELKSQGVLSDAEFDAAKAKLLA from the coding sequence ATGCTTCGCAGAATCGGGCGCCCGGGGCTCCTCGGCATGGCCGCGCGCACCGCCGTCGTCGCGGGGACGGCGACCGCCGTGAGCGGGCACGTCGCCCGCCGCCAGTACGAGCGGGCGGAGGAGAGGCAGGCCGAGCACGAGTACGAGGTGCAGCAGGAGGCCGCGGCCATGGCATCCGCCCCGCCGCCCGTACCGGCCTCACCTGCCGCGCACGCCGCACCCGCGGCGACCGACATGGTCGGCGAGCTCCAGCGCCTCGCGGAGCTCAAGTCGCAGGGCGTCCTCAGCGACGCGGAGTTCGACGCGGCCAAGGCGAAGCTGCTCGCGTGA
- a CDS encoding DUF6325 family protein, with translation MDDLEYGPVELILAAFDGDEPDPGVFDALAELAEAGTIRVIDLVHVSRSADGEVTYTEVDESGIRSGALDLVASGLASHEDVTEFGSMLGPGTSAVLLVVELLYATKLASRVMQAGGYVVDSVRIPAPVVNEVALAAAAAVEEGVS, from the coding sequence ATGGACGACCTCGAGTACGGACCCGTGGAGCTCATACTTGCGGCCTTCGACGGCGACGAGCCCGATCCCGGTGTCTTCGACGCACTCGCCGAGCTCGCCGAGGCCGGCACGATCCGCGTGATCGACCTGGTCCACGTCTCGCGTTCGGCCGACGGCGAGGTCACCTACACGGAAGTCGACGAGAGCGGCATCCGATCCGGCGCGCTCGACCTCGTCGCGAGTGGTCTCGCCTCGCACGAGGACGTCACCGAGTTCGGCTCGATGCTGGGCCCGGGCACATCGGCCGTGCTGCTCGTCGTCGAGCTGCTGTACGCGACGAAGCTCGCCTCGCGCGTGATGCAGGCGGGCGGCTACGTGGTCGACTCCGTCCGCATCCCGGCACCCGTCGTCAACGAGGTCGCTCTCGCGGCGGCCGCAGCAGTGGAAGAGGGAGTGAGCTGA
- a CDS encoding carboxymuconolactone decarboxylase family protein yields MTNPLNAGAWTVDYLDHLRRLSIDGDERPGEHPDATADLDAKTRCLVRIGALVAVSASAASMRKEVDDAVSAGAQPAEIASVLDAIMPHVGRPRVVKAAPRVLLALGVELDLLDDDS; encoded by the coding sequence GTGACCAACCCCTTGAACGCGGGAGCGTGGACCGTGGACTACCTCGACCACCTGCGCCGGCTCAGCATCGACGGAGACGAGCGACCGGGCGAACATCCCGATGCGACCGCCGACCTGGATGCGAAGACGCGGTGCCTCGTCCGGATCGGAGCGCTCGTCGCGGTGTCGGCATCCGCCGCATCGATGCGCAAGGAGGTCGACGACGCCGTGAGCGCGGGCGCACAGCCCGCCGAGATCGCGAGCGTGCTCGACGCGATCATGCCTCACGTCGGACGCCCCCGCGTCGTCAAGGCGGCGCCGAGGGTGCTCCTCGCCCTCGGCGTGGAGCTCGACCTGCTCGACGACGACTCGTAG
- a CDS encoding LuxR C-terminal-related transcriptional regulator: MAEPTREADRESRSLSGTLLEGKLAIRPVRRGAVSRRALIERARASDARVVGVTAPAGFGKSTLLSEWAAVDDRTIAWATIDRFDDDPVALLTLLATAAAGFSPSAADVVAEMRGLPSTVLGRSAPMLAAALARAPGPFLLLVDDIHAAASDECHDVLEVVLAGVPAGSQVVLASRAEQPYFARLRIDVPTLEIGADALRLDGDAARVIFAEQDVAVADENIAVAVERCEGWPTGLVLYALAVKAGADVLSVGGDERFVADYLYHECLAGLPLELQEFLRRTAVLDELSVELCDAMLEREDSGVVLRHLEALNLFLIPLDRRELWFRYHALFREFLLADLRRREHGLISGLHVRAADWLESERILDPAVDHLLAAGEVERAGELVAELALPTYQRGEVAVVERWLDGLGDAVIESSPALAVIAAWAAILQGKSPASERWAATLERFDLEGAPDEDRAAFESARAMVRAAMCPAGWERVLADAKLAAAYEPAWSPWRDQALHLLGSGLLLAGEKGAARDAFIEASESAARVGNADSVLLSEAELAILAMDEGAWSDADAHAHVAVRAVDDHHMEGYPTTALALAVSARLAQRRGDAVAADRFLVRAMRARVHCTHVLPYLAMRTRLQIAGLFVGLGDRTAATHMLREIDELLAHCPDVGALTDEIASFRSRLDDAAMSRASIPLTPAELRLLPYLQTHLTIAEIGKRLFISRNTVSSEVGSIYRKLGVTTRGAAVDRAIEAGLLGD; this comes from the coding sequence GTGGCCGAGCCCACCCGAGAGGCCGATCGGGAGTCGAGAAGCCTCAGCGGGACCCTCCTCGAAGGCAAGCTCGCGATCAGGCCGGTCCGAAGGGGTGCCGTCAGTCGTCGCGCGCTCATCGAGCGCGCCCGCGCGAGCGATGCGCGCGTCGTCGGGGTCACCGCTCCGGCCGGGTTCGGCAAGTCGACGCTGCTGTCGGAGTGGGCGGCCGTCGACGACCGGACGATCGCGTGGGCGACGATCGACCGCTTCGACGACGACCCGGTCGCGCTCCTGACGCTGCTCGCGACGGCGGCCGCGGGGTTCTCGCCGTCCGCGGCCGACGTCGTCGCCGAGATGCGCGGCCTGCCCTCCACCGTTCTCGGCCGCTCGGCGCCGATGCTCGCCGCAGCCCTCGCGCGGGCGCCCGGCCCGTTCCTGCTGCTGGTCGACGACATCCACGCCGCGGCGTCGGACGAGTGCCACGATGTGCTCGAGGTCGTCCTCGCCGGAGTGCCTGCCGGATCGCAGGTCGTCCTCGCGAGCCGAGCCGAGCAGCCGTACTTCGCGCGGCTGCGGATCGACGTGCCCACGCTCGAGATCGGGGCCGACGCACTTCGGCTCGACGGGGACGCCGCCCGGGTGATCTTCGCCGAGCAGGACGTCGCGGTCGCCGATGAGAACATCGCCGTGGCGGTCGAGCGCTGCGAGGGCTGGCCGACCGGCCTCGTCCTGTACGCGCTCGCGGTGAAGGCCGGAGCCGACGTGCTGAGCGTCGGGGGCGACGAGCGCTTCGTCGCCGACTACCTTTACCACGAGTGCCTCGCCGGGCTTCCTCTCGAGCTCCAGGAGTTCCTCCGTCGCACCGCGGTGCTCGACGAGCTGTCGGTCGAGTTGTGCGACGCGATGCTCGAGCGCGAAGACTCCGGTGTAGTGCTGCGGCACCTGGAGGCGCTCAACCTCTTCCTCATCCCGCTCGATCGGCGCGAGCTGTGGTTCCGCTATCACGCGCTGTTCCGCGAGTTCCTGCTCGCCGACCTGCGGCGCCGTGAGCACGGACTCATCAGCGGGCTCCACGTGCGGGCGGCCGACTGGCTCGAGAGCGAGCGGATACTGGACCCGGCCGTGGACCACCTGCTCGCTGCGGGCGAGGTCGAGCGCGCGGGTGAGCTCGTCGCAGAGCTGGCCCTCCCGACGTATCAGCGCGGCGAGGTCGCCGTCGTGGAGCGCTGGCTCGACGGACTCGGCGACGCCGTCATCGAATCGTCGCCCGCGCTCGCCGTGATCGCCGCGTGGGCGGCGATCCTGCAGGGCAAGTCGCCCGCGTCGGAGCGGTGGGCTGCGACGCTCGAGAGGTTCGATCTCGAGGGAGCGCCCGACGAAGACCGGGCGGCGTTCGAATCCGCTCGCGCCATGGTGCGCGCCGCGATGTGCCCCGCGGGATGGGAGCGTGTGCTGGCCGACGCGAAGCTGGCCGCCGCGTACGAGCCCGCGTGGAGCCCGTGGCGCGATCAGGCGCTCCACCTCCTCGGGTCGGGCCTGCTGCTCGCGGGCGAGAAGGGCGCCGCCCGCGACGCGTTCATCGAGGCATCGGAGAGCGCGGCGCGGGTGGGCAACGCGGACTCGGTGCTCCTCAGCGAGGCGGAGCTCGCGATCCTCGCGATGGACGAAGGTGCGTGGTCCGACGCGGACGCCCATGCGCACGTCGCCGTGCGCGCTGTCGACGACCACCACATGGAGGGGTATCCGACGACGGCGCTCGCGCTCGCGGTGAGCGCGCGCCTCGCCCAACGACGTGGCGATGCCGTGGCGGCGGACCGCTTCCTCGTGCGCGCGATGCGCGCGCGTGTGCACTGCACGCACGTCCTTCCGTACCTCGCTATGCGCACGCGCCTGCAGATCGCCGGCCTCTTCGTGGGGCTCGGCGACCGCACCGCGGCCACGCACATGCTTCGCGAGATCGACGAGCTGCTGGCTCACTGCCCCGACGTCGGGGCCCTCACCGACGAGATCGCGAGCTTCCGCTCGCGGCTCGACGACGCAGCGATGAGCCGCGCGAGCATCCCGCTCACGCCGGCGGAGCTGCGGCTACTGCCCTACCTCCAGACGCACCTGACGATCGCCGAGATCGGGAAGCGCCTCTTCATCTCGCGCAACACCGTCAGCTCGGAGGTCGGCTCCATCTACCGGAAGCTCGGGGTGACGACGCGAGGCGCGGCGGTGGACCGGGCGATCGAGGCGGGCCTCCTCGGCGACTGA
- a CDS encoding SulP family inorganic anion transporter, whose amino-acid sequence MQRPLAGLSRKNVGRELLAGVTLVAIAVPLNIGYAQIAGLPPTAGLYALVVPTVVYALTVSSRQVVASPDAAAAALVASSIGGLAAAGSADYATLALAQAIISGVIFLLLAAFRLGFLANFLSKPILVGFVAGLAFDILVSQIAKMLGVRLPSGAEFVEKVVALFEGLGSIHVWSALIAIGTILLLVIGRRLVAAVPWALIALVLTTTIVVTTGLDQQGVAVLGEVPAGPPAFTWPMLELATWIALVPSAIALTMVTTAEGLLVSRSYGEKRRYRTNPNRDLFAFGLANIASGAQGGFAVGSSTSRTAAMEQAGSRTQLPSLVLAAGTLLLLLFGTALLADIPSPAIGAIVGIAIVPLLGIREFARLWRLERSEFAIAAVCFLVTLLVGSIAGILVAFILALINLARRAANPAIDVLAANDDPTQSLLEDGPMGTVTAPGVVVIRVAAPLFFANGDVFSQAVKRAVEAVPEGGVRHLVIDMEAVTDADFTAAESFASLREWLRERDISVSFSRLRANLSPRLKWLGIFDAETAYSTNRAAIAALSASAAPAEGDVVKDGTAST is encoded by the coding sequence ATGCAGCGACCCCTCGCGGGCCTCTCGCGCAAGAACGTCGGACGCGAGCTTCTCGCCGGCGTCACTCTCGTCGCGATCGCGGTCCCGCTCAACATCGGCTACGCGCAGATCGCGGGCCTGCCTCCGACGGCGGGCCTGTATGCGCTCGTCGTCCCGACGGTCGTCTACGCCCTGACGGTGTCGTCGCGCCAGGTCGTCGCATCGCCGGATGCCGCGGCTGCCGCCCTCGTCGCATCCTCGATCGGCGGACTCGCCGCCGCAGGGAGCGCGGACTACGCGACGCTCGCCTTGGCGCAGGCGATCATCTCGGGCGTCATTTTTCTGCTGCTCGCGGCGTTCCGGCTCGGATTCCTCGCGAACTTCCTCTCGAAGCCCATCCTCGTCGGGTTCGTCGCGGGACTCGCCTTCGACATCCTCGTGAGCCAGATCGCGAAGATGCTCGGTGTGAGGCTGCCGTCGGGCGCCGAGTTCGTCGAGAAGGTCGTCGCGCTCTTCGAGGGCCTCGGTTCGATCCACGTGTGGTCGGCGCTCATCGCGATCGGCACGATCCTCCTCCTCGTCATCGGGCGACGACTCGTCGCGGCCGTGCCGTGGGCCCTCATCGCCCTCGTCCTCACCACGACGATCGTCGTCACCACCGGCCTCGACCAGCAGGGAGTGGCCGTGCTGGGCGAGGTGCCCGCCGGGCCACCGGCCTTCACCTGGCCGATGCTCGAACTCGCGACCTGGATCGCGCTGGTGCCCTCGGCGATCGCGCTCACGATGGTGACCACGGCCGAGGGTCTGCTCGTCTCGCGCTCGTACGGTGAGAAGCGGCGCTACCGCACGAACCCGAACCGCGACCTGTTCGCGTTCGGCCTCGCCAACATCGCCTCCGGCGCCCAGGGCGGCTTCGCGGTCGGGTCCTCGACGTCGCGGACCGCCGCAATGGAACAGGCGGGATCGCGCACTCAGCTGCCCTCGCTCGTCCTCGCCGCCGGGACTCTCCTGCTGCTCCTGTTCGGCACCGCCCTGCTTGCCGACATCCCCTCCCCTGCGATCGGCGCGATCGTCGGCATCGCGATCGTGCCGCTGCTCGGCATCCGTGAATTCGCCCGCCTGTGGCGCCTCGAACGATCGGAATTCGCGATCGCGGCGGTGTGCTTCCTCGTCACGCTCCTCGTCGGCTCGATCGCGGGAATCCTCGTCGCATTCATCCTCGCGCTCATCAACCTCGCCCGGCGTGCGGCGAACCCCGCGATCGACGTTCTCGCCGCGAACGACGATCCCACCCAATCGCTTCTCGAGGATGGCCCGATGGGCACGGTCACCGCTCCCGGCGTCGTCGTCATCCGCGTCGCCGCGCCGCTCTTCTTCGCGAACGGCGACGTCTTCTCGCAGGCAGTCAAGCGGGCCGTCGAGGCCGTGCCCGAAGGAGGAGTGCGCCACCTGGTCATCGACATGGAGGCGGTCACCGACGCCGACTTCACCGCAGCCGAGTCGTTCGCCTCGTTGCGCGAGTGGCTCCGCGAGCGGGACATCTCGGTGTCGTTCAGCCGGCTGCGCGCAAACCTCTCGCCGCGCCTGAAGTGGCTCGGGATCTTCGACGCGGAGACGGCATACTCGACCAACAGGGCCGCGATCGCCGCCCTGAGCGCGAGCGCCGCACCGGCTGAGGGAGACGTCGTGAAGGACGGGACGGCGAGCACATGA
- a CDS encoding formylglycine-generating enzyme family protein, with protein MVRITGGSFTMGSDEFYPDERPVHERVVADFEIDRYAVTNSDFATFVAETAYVTIAERPIDPAQFPDADPADLVPGALVFAQTDGPVDLRDWRRWWRWVPGASWLHPQGPESTIDDRLEHPVVQVAYADALAYAAWAGKRLPTEAEFEFAARGGHEGRRFAWGDVPYPDGVPRANTWLGRFPYENRGRHGAGTAPVGSYPPDDHGLHDMIGNVWEWTSDLYTPRHMVPDLRPVDAEKRPNLLASAPGEQSTVRRVLKGGSYLCSPDYCLRFRPAARSPQAEDTATTHIGFRCAR; from the coding sequence ATGGTCCGCATCACCGGCGGCTCCTTCACCATGGGATCGGACGAGTTCTATCCCGACGAGCGACCGGTCCATGAGCGCGTCGTGGCGGACTTCGAGATCGACCGTTACGCGGTGACGAACAGCGACTTCGCGACGTTCGTGGCGGAGACCGCGTACGTCACGATCGCGGAACGACCGATCGACCCCGCGCAGTTCCCCGATGCGGATCCCGCAGACCTCGTGCCCGGAGCACTCGTGTTCGCGCAGACCGACGGCCCGGTCGACCTGCGCGACTGGCGCCGGTGGTGGCGATGGGTTCCTGGCGCGTCGTGGCTTCACCCGCAGGGCCCGGAGTCGACGATCGACGACCGTCTGGAGCATCCGGTCGTGCAGGTCGCGTACGCGGATGCCCTCGCCTACGCCGCCTGGGCGGGCAAGCGCCTGCCGACCGAGGCCGAGTTCGAGTTCGCGGCTCGAGGAGGGCACGAGGGCCGGCGCTTCGCGTGGGGCGACGTGCCGTACCCCGACGGCGTGCCGCGCGCCAATACGTGGCTGGGGCGGTTCCCATACGAGAACCGCGGCCGCCATGGCGCCGGCACCGCGCCGGTCGGCAGCTACCCGCCCGACGATCACGGGCTTCACGACATGATCGGCAACGTGTGGGAGTGGACGAGCGATCTGTACACGCCGCGCCACATGGTTCCCGACCTGCGCCCGGTCGACGCCGAGAAGCGGCCGAACCTCCTCGCGTCGGCTCCCGGCGAGCAGTCGACGGTGCGACGCGTGCTCAAGGGCGGGTCGTACCTGTGCTCGCCCGACTATTGCCTGCGCTTCCGCCCCGCCGCGCGATCGCCGCAGGCCGAGGACACCGCGACGACGCACATCGGCTTCCGCTGCGCGCGGTGA
- a CDS encoding AI-2E family transporter — protein sequence MTSEADTRRVRTALEHPLALGFIGALGVLGAIVLGVALGSISTILVYIVLAMFVAVALDPIVVRLERHRVPRGGGIAIVFGAFALLVAALAIFVLPPVIGQVVALVAAIPDRVRSIQEADWYLALGDHAREGVDSAVDQLTAFFGDPDTVLALGGGILAVGAGLASFLSAAFVVTALTLYFLASLPAIKKAFYALAPAHRRERVADFTERITKSVGASLIGSVILSAFNAGAVFLLHLAIGLPFPALMAAIAFVITLVPLFGSVIFLVLGAVVALFSSPTQALIFAIGYLIYIQIESYVLSPRIMNRAIAIPAALVLIGAMVGGALMGILGVLVALPVMASILLIIREVVVPRQDQKT from the coding sequence ATGACCAGTGAAGCGGACACGCGGCGGGTGCGGACGGCGCTGGAGCACCCGCTCGCCCTCGGATTCATCGGAGCCCTCGGCGTGCTGGGTGCCATCGTGCTCGGCGTCGCGCTCGGATCGATCTCGACGATCCTCGTGTACATCGTGCTTGCGATGTTCGTCGCCGTGGCCCTCGACCCGATCGTGGTGCGGCTCGAGCGACATCGCGTGCCTCGCGGCGGGGGCATCGCGATCGTGTTCGGCGCCTTCGCGCTGCTCGTCGCGGCGCTCGCGATCTTCGTGCTGCCGCCGGTGATCGGGCAGGTCGTCGCGCTCGTCGCGGCGATCCCGGATCGGGTCCGGTCCATCCAGGAGGCGGACTGGTACCTCGCCCTCGGCGACCACGCGCGCGAGGGCGTCGACTCGGCCGTGGACCAGCTCACGGCGTTCTTCGGCGACCCCGACACGGTGCTGGCGCTGGGCGGAGGGATCCTCGCCGTCGGCGCGGGGCTCGCGAGCTTCCTCTCCGCCGCGTTCGTCGTCACGGCGCTCACGCTGTACTTCCTCGCCTCGCTGCCCGCGATCAAGAAGGCGTTCTACGCTCTCGCCCCCGCCCACCGGCGCGAGCGCGTGGCCGACTTCACCGAGCGCATCACGAAGTCGGTCGGCGCCTCGCTCATCGGCTCGGTCATCCTCTCGGCGTTCAACGCCGGAGCGGTGTTCCTCCTGCATCTCGCGATCGGGCTGCCGTTCCCCGCGCTCATGGCGGCCATCGCGTTCGTGATCACGCTCGTCCCGCTGTTCGGATCGGTCATCTTCCTCGTTCTCGGAGCGGTCGTGGCGCTGTTCTCCAGTCCCACGCAGGCGCTCATCTTCGCGATCGGGTACCTGATCTACATCCAGATCGAGTCGTACGTCCTCAGCCCTCGCATCATGAACCGCGCGATCGCGATCCCGGCGGCCCTCGTGCTGATCGGAGCGATGGTGGGCGGCGCCCTCATGGGCATCCTCGGCGTGCTCGTCGCGCTCCCCGTGATGGCCTCGATCCTGCTCATCATCCGCGAGGTGGTCGTGCCGAGGCAGGACCAGAAGACCTGA